The sequence CGATGCCGACGATTACCCAGGCGATCATCGCCGGGCCCGGTGCGGCCGCCGTGGCCAGGTCGCTCGTGATCCCGAACGCCCCGGAGCCAATCGTCGAACCGACGATCAAGAGCGTCAGTTCGGTCGCGGTAATTCCCTTTTTCTCATTCATTAAATCCACCTCGCATTCAAATTGATGCCCCAAGTTGTCGGCCAAATTACTTGACCCAACGTCAACATTATATCAACCGTGAAAAGCGCTTTCAATTTTAAAAAATTAAAGCTTGGCCCCGCCAAAGAGCAGGATCAAGCTAGTAAAATTAATTTAAATTAGACGTAAAACTACTTATCGTATTCCACGATCTGCAGGTCGTCATCGGTCAGGGTTGCCGTCGTCAGGCTGCCGTTCTTCGGCCGCACGGTAACGTCGTACTTGCCCCCACCAAAGCGTTCGACCAGGCTGAGCAGGGTGTTGCCGTGGCTAACCCAGAGGACGTTGGCGTCGTCGTGCAGACCGGCGTGCCGGATCAGGTCAAGGCCCTTGTCGACCCGGGCCCAGTATTCCTCATTGTTCTCGGCATCGTGGAACGGATCGGCCTCCTTCAACCAGTCCTTGGCCGTGCCGATCGAATGCGTGGTGACAATGTCGTGGAAGTTCTTCAGGCCGTGCGGGGCGCCGGCATTGTACCAGGCCATCCCCATGTTTGTCCCTTCATAGGACCCGTAGAACTCCTCCCGGAAGTACGGCGAGGTGACCGGCCAC comes from Limosilactobacillus sp. and encodes:
- a CDS encoding histidine phosphatase family protein, yielding MTKLNLYLVRHGQTYFNIYDKLQGWSNSPLTAKGKQNAQEAGERLKNIHFDAAFCSDTTRAMETIQTILNMNEADSIKWPVTSPYFREEFYGSYEGTNMGMAWYNAGAPHGLKNFHDIVTTHSIGTAKDWLKEADPFHDAENNEEYWARVDKGLDLIRHAGLHDDANVLWVSHGNTLLSLVERFGGGKYDVTVRPKNGSLTTATLTDDDLQIVEYDK